One Methanococcus aeolicus Nankai-3 DNA segment encodes these proteins:
- a CDS encoding 30S ribosomal protein S19: MAKQKKFSGKGSARSKRKQNRKQVGPRRRVEFKYKGFTLGELQEMPIKKFMEIVPARQRRSMKKGITPKQRKLVMKIKKARRLANRGKDPRTIRTHCRDFVITPEMIGLPFGIYNGKEFIEVKLVEEAIGRFLGEFAPSRKVVQHGSPGMGATRGSMFVPIK, translated from the coding sequence ATGGCAAAACAAAAAAAGTTTTCTGGAAAAGGTTCTGCTAGAAGTAAGAGAAAACAAAATAGAAAACAAGTAGGACCAAGAAGAAGAGTGGAATTCAAATATAAAGGATTCACATTAGGGGAGCTCCAAGAAATGCCTATTAAAAAGTTCATGGAAATAGTTCCAGCTAGACAGAGAAGAAGCATGAAAAAAGGAATTACCCCTAAACAAAGGAAATTAGTAATGAAAATCAAAAAAGCAAGAAGATTGGCAAATAGGGGTAAAGACCCAAGAACAATCAGAACACATTGCAGAGATTTCGTAATTACTCCTGAAATGATAGGACTTCCTTTTGGAATCTACAATGGTAAAGAATTTATCGAAGTAAAATTAGTTGAAGAAGCAATTGGAAGATTCTTGGGAGAATTTGCTCCATCAAGAAAAGTTGTTCAACACGGTAGCCCAGGTATGGGAGCTACAAGAGGTTCAATGTTTGTTCCAATTAAATAA